Proteins from a genomic interval of Lolium perenne isolate Kyuss_39 chromosome 1, Kyuss_2.0, whole genome shotgun sequence:
- the LOC139833402 gene encoding endochitinase-like, protein MAYCKCARRRLWKEKRSAPTARRVRPCPPPTQRNDDDDAPPAASSRREHAIVGAFAFTGDHLAGGKGLSLAHKSNSLEHPKQRPKISITDTRAEARGGRVPGPSGEGVASILSMQQLFEQMLLHRNDAACTARGFYTYEAFLAAAATFPAFGSTAEGLSVETRKREVAAFLGQTSHETTGGWPTAPDGPLTWGYCFKQEREPKSIYCDTTKPEWPCAPNKEYIGRGPIQLTWNYNYGLAGRALSLDLLNNPDLVAADAVVSFRTALWFWMTPQANKPSSHAVITGRWTPTAADNAAGRVPGYGVITNIINGGLECGIGPDPRVADRIGFYQRYCGILGVDTGSNLDCYSQRSFNLGVPSTGLAAQ, encoded by the exons ATGGCGTACTGCAAGTGCGCGCGGAGGAGGTTGTGGAAGGAGAAGCGGAGCGCCCCCACTGCCCGGCGCGTGCGGCCGTGCCCCCCTCCCACACAGCGCAACGACGATGATGAcgcgccgccggccgcctctAGCCGGCGGGAGCAC GCTATCGTCGGCGCCTTCGCGTTCACCGgtgatcacctcgccggtggtaagggGTTATCCCTGGCGCATAAGAGCAATTCGCTTGAG CACCCAAAACAAAGGCCCAAAATCTCGATCACCGACACGCGCGCGGAAGCGCGAGGTGGCCGCGTTCCTGGGCCCAGCGGCGAGGGCGTGGCGTCCATCTTGTCCATGCAGCAGCTCTTTGAGCAGATGCTCCTCCACCGCAACGACGCTGCGTGCACGGCCAGAGGGTTCTACACCTACGAGGCGTTCCTCGCGGCCGCCGCCACGTTCCCGGCCTTCGGCAGCACGGCGGAGGGGCTGAGCGTCGAGACGCGGAAGCGGGAGGTGGCCGCGTTCCTGGGCCAGACCTCCCACGAGACCACCGGCGGGTGGCCGACAGCGCCCGACGGCCCCTTGACGTGGGGCTACTGCTTCAAGCAGGAGCGCGAGCCCAAGTCGATCTACTGCGACACCACCAAGCCGGAGTGGCCGTGCGCGCCCAATAAGGAGTACATCGGCCGCGGCCCCATCCAGCTCACCTGGAACTACAACTACGGCCTCGCGGGGCGCGCGCTCAGCTTGGACCTGCTCAACAACCCGGACCTGGTGGCGGCGGACGCGGTGGTGTCCTTCAGGACGGCGCTCTGGTTCTGGATGACCCCGCAGGCCAACAAGCCGTCGTCGCACGCCGTCATCACGGGGCGGTGGACGCCCACGGCCGCCGACAACGCGGCCGGCCGCGTTCCCGGGTACGGAGTGATCACCAACATCATCAACGGCGGGCTCGAGTGCGGCATCGGCCCGGACCCCCGTGTGGCCGACCGGATCGGCTTCTACCAGCGGTACTGCGGCATCCTCGGCGTCGACACCGGGAGTAACCTCGACTGCTACAGCCAGAGGTCTTTCAACTTAGGTGTGCCATCGACCGGGCTCGCCGCGCAGTGA